A genomic region of Venturia canescens isolate UGA chromosome 7, ASM1945775v1, whole genome shotgun sequence contains the following coding sequences:
- the LOC122413899 gene encoding protein LSM12 homolog A-like — MAGVSDWFSIGSTVACKTCYNKEIEGEVLAFDPQTKMLILKCPSSSGRSDLTDVHLVNLSLVSDVQVKREVNQTLGEAPQSLNLQRLNRRVHNQIEEKKRMVKALQAGVSPEGQKLYLAIAKTIPTIRFAGQNIIVWDNVTIVPPYKLDNILGNVESKPYQHVRKVVDKHMKDTALASETQQQPDQPLQQQQQQRGDSQQQPQTQKSGGTQ, encoded by the exons ATGGCCGGCGTAAGCGACTGGTTCAGCATTGGGAGTACGGTGGCATGTAAAACCTGTTACAACAAGGAAATCGAGGGCGAAGTATTGGCTTTTGATCCACAAACAAAAATGCTAATACTGA AATGTCCATCGTCTAGTGGCAGATCTGACTTGACCGATGTCCATTTAGTGAATTTGTCTTTGGTGTCGGATGTTCAAGTTAAGCGAGAAGTGAATCAGACGCTCGGGGAAGCACCACAGAGCCTGAATCTGCAGAGGTTAAATAGGCGGGTACACAATCAGAtagaggagaaaaagagaatggTGAAGGCTCTGCAGGCCGGAGTATCGCCTGAgggacaaaaattataccttGCTATAGCTAAGACCATCCCGACGATAAGGTTCGCTGGACAAAACATCATCGTCTGGGACAACGTTACCATTGTTCCGCCTTACAAGCTCGATAACATTCTTGGCAATGTGGAGTCTAAGCCTTATCAACATGTTAGGAAAGTT GTTGACAAACACATGAAGGATACGGCATTAGCGTCGGAAACGCAGCAACAGCCGGATCAGCCActacagcagcagcagcagcagcgaggAGATTCTCAGCAGCAACCACAGACTCAAAAAAGCGGGGGCACGCAATAG